From Brassica oleracea var. oleracea cultivar TO1000 chromosome C3, BOL, whole genome shotgun sequence, a single genomic window includes:
- the LOC106336160 gene encoding uncharacterized protein LOC106336160 has product MELELDDDVFFADISKQISLLIMDEDEQLNPVSLSSSFPSLSFQGLSRGSYQTAPYMYHQEQSKGTGVFIPKCSQSRRRPRHPKQGRFSSFNAKQHHSFHQNRQHYQQNHDYLKRSNLTTHTNNNNKSIMIAGNVHASIPRRTYRDAASIYT; this is encoded by the exons ATGGAGTTAGAGCTTGATGATGATGTCTTCTTTGCCGACATAAGCAAACAGATCTCTCTTCTTATCATGGATGAAGATGAGCAGTTAAACCCTGTTTCCCTCTCTTCCTCCTTCCCCTCTCTCTCATTCCAG GGTCTGTCCAGAGGAAGCTACCAAACGGCTCCATATATGTATCATCAGGAGCAGAGCAAAGGGACTGGTGTGTTCATCCCTAAATGTTCTCAGTCCAGAAGAAGACCTCGTCATCCCAAACAAGGTAGGTTTAGTTCCTTCAACGCCAAGCAACATCACTCTTTTCATCAAAACAGACAACATTATCAGCAGAATCATGACTACTTAAAGAGAAGTAACCTCACCACTCACACCAACAACAACAACAAGAGCATCATGATCGCTGGTAATGTTCATGCTTCTATCCCAAGAAGAACCTACAGAGATGCAGCATCTATCTACACTTGA
- the LOC106332347 gene encoding uncharacterized protein LOC106332347 gives MSRMRTSYLKPPLPKSPLRLRSRQVLSNSSSSSILRTPPGLAKFQKPDLESKLPVEYSSISSEIHAMAKMVEKEFAQEEVKSRASSLEHVAANSEVAPVFERGRFYDEYSARRNERLRRKKGGDDSVVKGTPYNLGVEPMTTKRRGTVKKKTTMVETTAPRYSLRSMKKENKKPPIPLNVDVSAMKTVTATTRRGRRI, from the coding sequence ATGTCGAGGATGAGAACTTCTTACCTGAAACCACCGCTTCCCAAATCCCCCCTCCGTCTCCGATCACGCCAAGTCCTCTCAAACTCCTCTTCATCATCGATTCTCCGAACACCACCAGGACTCGCGAAGTTCCAGAAGCCGGATCTGGAGTCGAAGCTCCCGGTCGAGTACTCATCGATCTCAAGCGAGATCCACGCGATGGCGAAGATGGTGGAGAAAGAGTTCGCTCAAGAAGAAGTGAAATCCAGAGCCTCGAGTCTGGAGCACGTGGCTGCGAACTCGGAGGTGGCTCCGGTGTTCGAGAGAGGGAGGTTCTACGATGAGTATTCAGCAAGGAGGAACGAGAGGCTGAGGAGGAAGAAAGGAGGAGATGATTCTGTAGTCAAAGGAACTCCTTACAATCTCGGAGTCGAGCCTATGACGACTAAGAGGAGAGGAACGGTTAAGAAGAAGACGACGATGGTTGAGACGACGGCGCCGAGGTATTCTCTGAGGAGCATGAAGAAGGAGAACAAGAAGCCTCCGATTCCTTTGAATGTTGATGTTAGTGCGATGAAGACTGTCACTGCTACTACCAGGAGGGGTAGGAGGATCTGA